One genomic region from Haloarcula taiwanensis encodes:
- a CDS encoding argininosuccinate synthase gives MPEGNGTVALAFSGGLDTTVCVSLLKEEYGYDEVIGVTVDVGQPDYEFEEAEETAEALGVEQHVVDATEEFADLCMEAVKANADYQGYPLGTALARPVIAKAILSVAEEQGCSAVAHGCTGKGNDQLRFEAVWRDSDLDVIAPVRELGLTREWENEYAAEKGLPVEGGDGGRYSIDTNLWSRSIEGSELEDPSTIPDDDIYKWTDNPSDKDAELVEITFEEGVPVAVDGEELDGVELIEQLNAQAGAHGIGRTDMMEDRMLGLKVRENYEHPAATVLLTAHEALEGLVLTQEERQFKAQVDQEWSQKAYQGLVDAPLTGALEAFIDDTNERVTGTVTVKLEGGHCRAVSRESDYAVYSESAASFNEEDVSGGITQQDATGVAKYHGFQSRLANKILDDVKKGAAVTDGSGDQSDDASGATEE, from the coding sequence ATGCCAGAAGGAAACGGAACCGTCGCACTCGCCTTTTCCGGCGGGCTCGACACGACAGTCTGCGTATCGCTGCTGAAAGAGGAGTACGGCTACGACGAGGTCATCGGCGTCACCGTCGACGTCGGCCAGCCCGACTACGAGTTCGAGGAGGCCGAGGAGACCGCCGAGGCGCTGGGCGTCGAACAGCACGTCGTCGACGCCACCGAGGAGTTCGCTGACCTCTGTATGGAGGCCGTCAAGGCCAACGCCGACTATCAGGGCTACCCGCTCGGAACTGCCCTCGCGCGCCCGGTCATCGCCAAGGCTATTCTCTCGGTCGCCGAAGAGCAGGGCTGCTCGGCCGTCGCCCACGGCTGTACTGGCAAGGGCAACGACCAACTGCGCTTTGAGGCCGTCTGGCGCGACTCGGACCTCGATGTTATCGCGCCGGTGCGTGAACTTGGGCTGACCCGCGAGTGGGAAAACGAGTACGCCGCGGAGAAGGGCCTGCCCGTCGAGGGCGGCGATGGCGGTCGCTACTCCATCGACACGAACCTCTGGAGCCGCTCCATCGAGGGCTCCGAACTCGAAGACCCGAGCACCATCCCCGACGACGACATCTACAAGTGGACCGACAACCCCTCCGACAAGGACGCTGAACTGGTCGAAATCACCTTTGAGGAAGGCGTTCCCGTCGCTGTCGACGGCGAGGAACTCGACGGGGTCGAACTCATCGAGCAACTCAACGCACAGGCAGGGGCCCACGGCATCGGCCGCACGGACATGATGGAAGACCGCATGCTCGGGCTCAAAGTGAGAGAGAACTACGAGCACCCCGCAGCGACGGTGCTTCTGACGGCCCACGAAGCGCTCGAAGGGCTCGTCCTCACGCAGGAGGAGCGCCAGTTCAAGGCCCAGGTCGACCAGGAGTGGTCCCAGAAGGCCTACCAGGGCCTCGTCGACGCGCCGCTGACGGGCGCGCTCGAAGCGTTCATCGACGACACGAACGAGCGCGTTACCGGCACCGTCACCGTGAAACTCGAAGGCGGGCACTGCCGCGCCGTCTCCCGTGAGTCCGACTACGCCGTCTACAGCGAGTCGGCGGCCTCCTTCAACGAGGAGGACGTCTCCGGCGGTATCACCCAGCAGGACGCGACCGGCGTCGCGAAGTACCACGGCTTCCAGTCCCGCCTCGCGAACAAGATTCTCGACGACGTGAAGAAGGGCGCTGCTGTCACGGACGGCAGCGGCGACCAATCCGACGACGCGAGCGGGGCCACGGAGGAGTAA